The nucleotide window CCGAGGCATAATCGGCGTCTGCGAGCACCCCTCCGACGGTGGCCTGGTTGCGCACCCGGGGACTGGCCACGAGCGAGAAGGTGCGGGCGAGCGCGGGCCACTTCCGGCGCACCAGCTCCGATCTTTCCACCGATCTATGCGTCACCATCGCACCGAGGAGAAGCACGCCGTCTTCTTCTCTTATGGAGTCCAGTCCAGGGACGCCGCGCAGGGATATCAAACGCGCGGGCCGGAGGAACCCCTGGTTCATGAGGATGCCGACGAAGGTTCCGCCTGCGACCACGACCGCATCCTCCCCGTAGGACGAGCGAAGCTCCAGCGCTTCGTCCAGGGAACGAGGCTGGTGCCATTCGACGTGGCGCATCTCAATCACAGGGTAGTGACGGGCCGGCACTGCAGCAGGTAGAGCTCACCACCAGAGATGGCCCACTCCACGTCCTGAGGCGCACCCGCCTTCTCTTCGAGCAACCTCCCGAGCTCGGCGAGGCGCCGGAGTTCTTCCTCGTCCAGCACCCTCTCGTCGCCCGTCTTACCACGCTTGAGCGTGCCGGAACGGTCGAGCACGTAATGGTCCGGTGTCACCTCTCCGGAGACGACCGCCTCACCCAGCCCGAAGGCACCCTCGACGATCATCCTGTCCCGCCTCCTCCTCACCGGGTCAACGGTGAACAGCACGCCCGCCTTCTCCGGTTGCACCATCTTCTGCACCACGACCGCCATCCGCAGATCCTCCAGCGAGCCTTTCTGCTGCCGGTAGAAAAGGGCCCGCTCGGAGAAAAAGGAGGCCCAGCAGTCGACCACGCGCCGGCAGACCTCATCCTCTCCTTCCACGTTGAGGTAGGTTTCCTGCTGGCCGGCGTAGCTCGCGGCCTCGGAGTCTTCGGCACAGGCCGAGGAGCGTACCGCCACCCTGCCGTCACCCAGGCGCTTGTGCGTCGCGGTGGTCCTCACGCCAGTGAGCCGCCGGTATGCGACGGAGATCTCTTCGCGCGGGGGATCGACCTCCTGCAGCGCGGCCGCGAGCCCCACGTGGTCACGCTCCCGAACCAGCTCCAGGACGCGCTCCACGTCCACCGAACTCTCCAGCACCCACGACGGAACGACGAAGCCGGGCGGTACGGGCAGGCCCTCGGAAGCCATCCTCGCCAGGCTTGCTCCCTTCCCCCCGGCGAGCGAGACGTCCCTGCACTCCTCGTCCGAGAACCAGAGTATGGTTCTCTCCCGAACCCTATTCATCGAGGATCGCCACCGCTCGCAAGGGGGCCCCGGTGGTTCCGGTCCACTTGATGGGAAAGGCGGAGAGCTTGAACCCGTAGGGGGGTAGCTGATCGAGGTTGGTCAGGTTCTCTATGTGCCAGTAATCTTCCTCCCACATTACCCGGTGCGCCTCCCAGAACTTCTTGCGCTCGAACATCGCCCACACCGGCGGATCGAAGGTGGGAGCATCGGTCCCCATGAGCCGTATCCCCCGGGAGATCAGGTACTTCGTGGCCTCGGCGGTCATCCCACAGTGGTCGGTGAGATACCTTTCCTGGTCGTTGTACGCCGAAGCACCGGTCTGGATGAGGACTATGTCCCGTTCCTTGAGCTCGTATCCGATCTTCTCCAGCGCCTGGTCTATGTCCGAAGGGGTGATGCCGGCCCCCTTCTCCAGGTGCCGGAAGTCGAGGACGACGCCGTCGGAGTAGCAGTACTCGAGCGGTATCTCTTCTGCGGCCGGTCCGTCGGGACGTATGTGTTTGAGGGCGTCCATGTGGGTCCCGGCGTGGTCGCTCTGGATCACGAGGTAAGAGGCGGTGAGCGAGTCTACGCCGTACTTGTCCGCTCCGACTCCTTCGGCGAACTCCTGCCAGGTCTCGTACATCAGGAGGCTCGGCGCAGGTATCCTGGGGAAGGTGATCATGTCCTTGTGTACCGGCATCGACAGGTCTACCAGGCGGCTCATTCGGGTCGGGCTCCTTTCATCATCTTCTCGAAGGCCGTGAAGTGCCAGCGCAACGCTGCCCCTGCCTTCTCCGGGTCCTTCTCTTCCAGCGCGTCCAGCAGCGGCCGGTGCATCTCGGCCAGCTCATGCAGGTCTATATCGGTCTTGACGACGGTGATTATCGTGCGCGCCCCGATCCTGAGCGAATCCCAGACCTCTTTGAGCGTCCGGTTGCCCGAGGACTCCACGATGAGCCTGTGGAAGCTCACGTCGTGGCGGACGAGCTCGTGCAGGTCTCCGGCCCCGGCGGCTTCCTTCATCGCTTCGAACTCTTTTTCGAAGGCCCCGATCGCCCCACCCAGTCGGGCGGCCGCCAGACGCGCGGCGAGCTCCTCCAGGGCGGCGCGGACGGGGTATATCTCGAGCAACTCCTCGAGGGTGACCTCCCGTACGCGCGCCCCCCGGAAAGGCTCTGACTCCACGAAGCGCAGCAGCTCGAGCTCCCTGAGGGCCTCCCTCACGGGGGCCTGGCTGGTACCGAACTCCCGGGCGAGCTGGGTCTCCACCAGACGCTCGCCAGGAGCGTACTCGCCGCTCAGCAGGCGTGCTATGAGCTCCTCTTTGATTTGCTCGCGCAGCACGGTGCGGTTGAGCTTCAAGAGAGGATCTCCACGATGCCCGTCGTACCGTTGACCCGCACGCGGTCTCCGGTCTTTATCCGCTCCGTCGCCTCGGACGTGCCCACCACCGCCGGGATGCCGAACTCGCGCGAGACGACCGCCGGGTGGGAGACGGTCCCGCCGGCATCGGTCACGAGCGCGCTTATCTTGGTGAAGAGCACGACCCAGGCGGGGTTGGTCATCCGACAGACGAGCACGTCCCCCTCTCTGACCTCATCGAACTCTTCCGTGGAGGTGACCACCTTCGCGGTCCCCTCCACGACTCCGGCGGAGGCGGCGAGTCCTCTAATCTCTGCGGTGGTCTCCGAGGGCTTCCGGTAGAACTTCTCCGGGAACCCCCAGAGCGCAGCGTACGGGAACTCCAGCGCTTCCCGGGTAGCGGTCCCCACCCAGTCGCGGGGCCTCATCTCGTACGCTTCCTCGTGCTCGTCCCTCCGGTCGGAGACCAGGGCCCGCGCGTCGATTCTTCCCGGGTCCGTCATGAGCACCCGGAGTTCGTTGTAGCGGAGGAACATGACGTCTTCCGGATCGTCCAAGACGCCGGCCTCGACGAGCTTCTTTCCGATGGCAATGAGAACCAGACGCAGCCGGGCATTGGTGCCCTGGTCTATGTAGAAGTGGTGGTCGGGGGTGAGGGGGTTCATCCGCAGAGAAAGGTCCAGCGCCCGCTGCAGTTTGCGCCTCCCTTCTCCTTCGGGCACGTCGTCCATCAACTCATGGATGGCATCCTCCAGATCTTGCTTCACCGCCTCGAGCGCCTTCGGATAGTCATAGTCGCTCTCCAGATAACCCCTTATCGCTTCCAGAATGGGCGCGGGATCCTCCTTCCAGGTCTTGAAAGAAAACTCGTGCGCCCAGATCGCCTTGTATCCGAACTCCTGCTGGTAGGGTTCGAGCCGCTCGGAGATGAACCTCCTCCCACGCTCCAAGCCCCGCAGGGCCTCCAGCACTTCCGCCGCCGCATTGGCTCGGAACGCTTCGCGGAGGTCGGGATCTCTTTTGATCTCTTCTTTCATCCTCCACAGGGCTTCCACGGAATCCCAGTTCTTGTCTTCGGTAGAGCTCTGCAGCCTGCCCACGAGCCCGGGATCCACCTCCCCCTTGACCTCCGCAATGGTCGCGCTCAGGTTCTGCGTGGAGGTGAACTGAGCGAAGTTGAGCATCCAGTGGATCTTCCAGTGGCGGTCGTGGATGTCTATGGCGTCCTCGAGCAGCACGGCCAGCTCCACCAGATCCGCGCTCTCGGTATCGTACTCATCGAGATACGCAAAGTTGCGTTTTATCTCGGGCACCAGACGATCGCGCCACCAGTCCAGGAAATTCCAGGCGTAGTGGGGAAGCACCGCATCCATGTATACGCCTATCTTGGAGGCATAGTCTGGATCGCACGGCACCCGCGGCACGTAGCGGCTCTGATACTCCACGGCCTCGGCTCGTACCGAAGGGTCGGCCGGGACCGCCGCCGTGTACACATACCCGTTTATCCTCTTGGCTACCCAGTCGGAGGCGAAGGGCGTCCCGAAACGCCTGAACATGTGGTCGCAGGTGAGCCACCACCCCCCGATGTCGAAGAACATCGGAGAGACCGGGTTCGGACAGTGCAGATCGTCGTAGATCCAGAAAAGCTCCTTCTCCCCCTCCTCCCACTCTATCGGAAAATCTTCGTCGCCGTAATAACTGCCGAGCACCCGGCCAGTGTCTGTCTCCACGATACTCCTCCTCGTGAGGTCAATCCTTTCCCCGGCAGAAGTATATATAATCGATTATCGAGAGAAATGCAAGATACGAGATGAGATCCGTCCGGCGACGTCTAGAGCACCAAGACTTCGGCCCCGGGAGCAGGAAGAAACCGGTAGAAGAGGGGCTCGCGGAAGCCGCAGGCCGAGAACCGCTCGCGCGCCCGCCGCGCGAGCGCTTCCGCCCGTCCGGCTTCGACGAGCGCCATCGCGCATCCCCCGAAGCCCGCGCCGGTGAGCCGCGCGCCGGGGGCGCCGATCTCTCTTGCGCACTCGACGAAGGCGTCGAGCTGTGGGGTAGAGACCTCGTAGTCGTCCCGGAGGGAGGCGTGGGAGGCGTACATCAACCGGCCGAAGGAGGCGTAATCCCCGGCGCGCAGCGCCCTCGCGGCTTCGAGTACCCGCCCGTTCTCGGTGACGACGTGGCGGGCACGGCGCAGGAGCTCGCCGGAGAGCTTCGGCAGATCGTCTTCCGTCGCGTCCCGCAGTTCTCGCACCCCGAGGCGGCGGGCGGCCTCCTCGCAGCTCCTCCGGCGCTCGTTGTAGCCCGTTCCGGCGAGGCCCCGCTCGACCCGGGTGTCGCACACCAGGAGCACGAGCCCCGCCCCCTCGAGGTCGAGCGGCACGTCCTCCGCCTCGAGCGTGCGGCAGTCGACGAGCAGGGCTGCACCTTCATGGCACAATAACGAGGCGTACTGGTCCATTATGCCGCTCTGGACGCCGACGTATTCGTTCTCTGCCCGCTGACAGATCCGGGCCAGGTCTTTCCTGTCTACCTCCAGACCGAAGAGGGCGCCGAGGGCGAGGGCGGTGGCGGCTTCGATCGCGGCGGAGGAAGAGAGGCCCGAGCCGCGGGGCACCTCACCGGCGAAGGCGGCCCGGAAAGGCCCGATAGCACACCCGGCCTCGCCGAGGGCCCACGCCACCCCGCGCGGGTAGTCGGCCCAGGAGTTTTTCTCTTCTG belongs to Rubrobacter naiadicus and includes:
- a CDS encoding GntR family transcriptional regulator, whose protein sequence is MKLNRTVLREQIKEELIARLLSGEYAPGERLVETQLAREFGTSQAPVREALRELELLRFVESEPFRGARVREVTLEELLEIYPVRAALEELAARLAAARLGGAIGAFEKEFEAMKEAAGAGDLHELVRHDVSFHRLIVESSGNRTLKEVWDSLRIGARTIITVVKTDIDLHELAEMHRPLLDALEEKDPEKAGAALRWHFTAFEKMMKGARPE
- the galK gene encoding galactokinase — encoded protein: MREVEGRAAEAYRKRFDADPEVVASAPGRVNLIGEHTDYNGGFVLPCAIDRRVAVAAGRGEGILYSADFDETRPLTPEEKNSWADYPRGVAWALGEAGCAIGPFRAAFAGEVPRGSGLSSSAAIEAATALALGALFGLEVDRKDLARICQRAENEYVGVQSGIMDQYASLLCHEGAALLVDCRTLEAEDVPLDLEGAGLVLLVCDTRVERGLAGTGYNERRRSCEEAARRLGVRELRDATEDDLPKLSGELLRRARHVVTENGRVLEAARALRAGDYASFGRLMYASHASLRDDYEVSTPQLDAFVECAREIGAPGARLTGAGFGGCAMALVEAGRAEALARRARERFSACGFREPLFYRFLPAPGAEVLVL
- a CDS encoding PEP/pyruvate-binding domain-containing protein; this translates as MNRVRERTILWFSDEECRDVSLAGGKGASLARMASEGLPVPPGFVVPSWVLESSVDVERVLELVRERDHVGLAAALQEVDPPREEISVAYRRLTGVRTTATHKRLGDGRVAVRSSACAEDSEAASYAGQQETYLNVEGEDEVCRRVVDCWASFFSERALFYRQQKGSLEDLRMAVVVQKMVQPEKAGVLFTVDPVRRRRDRMIVEGAFGLGEAVVSGEVTPDHYVLDRSGTLKRGKTGDERVLDEEELRRLAELGRLLEEKAGAPQDVEWAISGGELYLLQCRPVTTL
- a CDS encoding PEP-utilizing enzyme, whose translation is METDTGRVLGSYYGDEDFPIEWEEGEKELFWIYDDLHCPNPVSPMFFDIGGWWLTCDHMFRRFGTPFASDWVAKRINGYVYTAAVPADPSVRAEAVEYQSRYVPRVPCDPDYASKIGVYMDAVLPHYAWNFLDWWRDRLVPEIKRNFAYLDEYDTESADLVELAVLLEDAIDIHDRHWKIHWMLNFAQFTSTQNLSATIAEVKGEVDPGLVGRLQSSTEDKNWDSVEALWRMKEEIKRDPDLREAFRANAAAEVLEALRGLERGRRFISERLEPYQQEFGYKAIWAHEFSFKTWKEDPAPILEAIRGYLESDYDYPKALEAVKQDLEDAIHELMDDVPEGEGRRKLQRALDLSLRMNPLTPDHHFYIDQGTNARLRLVLIAIGKKLVEAGVLDDPEDVMFLRYNELRVLMTDPGRIDARALVSDRRDEHEEAYEMRPRDWVGTATREALEFPYAALWGFPEKFYRKPSETTAEIRGLAASAGVVEGTAKVVTSTEEFDEVREGDVLVCRMTNPAWVVLFTKISALVTDAGGTVSHPAVVSREFGIPAVVGTSEATERIKTGDRVRVNGTTGIVEILS
- a CDS encoding cyclase family protein; amino-acid sequence: MSRLVDLSMPVHKDMITFPRIPAPSLLMYETWQEFAEGVGADKYGVDSLTASYLVIQSDHAGTHMDALKHIRPDGPAAEEIPLEYCYSDGVVLDFRHLEKGAGITPSDIDQALEKIGYELKERDIVLIQTGASAYNDQERYLTDHCGMTAEATKYLISRGIRLMGTDAPTFDPPVWAMFERKKFWEAHRVMWEEDYWHIENLTNLDQLPPYGFKLSAFPIKWTGTTGAPLRAVAILDE